CTTCTCTCTCACCAGCTAGACCACACCACCGGTGACACGTCAAGtcatcatcgagtcaccaCGCTGCCCGCCGCTTGGATCGTGCGATTCGCGCCAAAagtggcatccatgcatgttGCCTCCCCCTACGgtttaaagaaaagaaaagaaccacGCGATCAAACTTCCTAGTGCTTTTAATTACTCTGACCAACAAACGTCTGCTAGCTTAGCTTCATGACCTAATGCTTGCACTAAACATATCGATTCGAGTACATTAATAATTCGTGTCCGGAATCGAATCAATAATTGAACTTACGATGGAAATCTTTGAACTATATTATCGAAATTCCCTTCCTTCTTCCGCACGACAACCAATATCCTACTCGGACGTCAACCATTCTTCGTCAGCAGATGGAATCACGTAGTACGTACGTAGGAGAACGCAGACTGTGGAAACGTGACAGAGACAAAGAAGACCCAAAGGAAACTCATAGACGGTTTGGGAGAGCTGCAATTTCCTATGCAGCCAACTGCCGACAACTCTCTAACAAGTGGCTAATTCTCCATCACGACAGACCAGCTTGGCCGTCAAGTCTCTGAAAAAACTTGGCAAGCTACTTTACAATATGAAAAAACAGACATCAAAAAGATGGTCATTATATCGCAGTTTAACATAAATCAGGAGTTCTAACATAACAAAAAGGATTAATCATTTccgtcaaaagaaaaagaaattaatcAGGCGTctttcaaagaaaaatcaataTGCATAAAGAACATTATAAAGAAGTTCCCAGAGTGGGTTTCCAGCCAGACTCCCGTAAGTCGGTTGTGCGTCGAGCTTTCAAACCCAACTAGCTAGAGCCATTTCCGGCGTTTGTTTTGCACGGCCACCAAAGGAACATGGCCCGTACCTTTACAAAAACCCCACCGAGTAGCGTGATGCCATTTTTCTACTTTGGCCAACTCTTCCTTTCTGGACAACGCACCAATCTGACCCAATATTTTTTCAGCTTGACTGACTCATCAATCACCAACCACTTGCACGACAACCCAGCTGGCCGCCTATATAACCATGCGCCAGCTAAACGCCCATTCAACACCGACCAGGACAATTCACTTGGAAGTTGAAATCTCTCAACACTTGGTGGTGAAGCAAATTAAAGCGAGagaccaaaaaagaaaagaaagcagagGGGGTGCGGTGAGCCAGGCGGGAGAAGCTTTGCCTTACAGTACAGCCGCCGGCAACtggcggccatggcgtccTACGACAAGGCCATGGAGTCGTACAAGAAGGCCATCACCACGGCGGCGTCCCTGGCGGCGTCAGCGATGCTGGTGCGGGGCGTCGTCAACGAGCTGGTACCCTACGAGGTGCGCAACCTGCTCTTCTCCGGCATGGGCTACCTCCGCTCCCACATGTCCTCCCAGCACACCATCATCATAGAGGAGACAGAGGGCTGGGCCAACAACCAGCTCTACGACGCCGCACGGGCGTACCTGGCAACGCGGATCAACACCGACATGCAGCGCCTCCGGGTCAGCCGCGTCGACGAGACCAAGAGCATGATGTTCAGCAtggaggaaggcgaggagaTGGCGGACGTCCACGAGGGCACCGAGTTCAAGTGGCGCCTCGTCTGCCGGGACAACTCcagcgccagcagcagcaacggcaacggcaaTGGCCGCAGCGGCAATTTCAAGCTCGAGGTCCGGTCCTTCGAGATGAGCTTCCACAGGAAGCACAAGGAGAAAGCCCTCAACTCCTACCTTCCTCACATCCTGGCCATGgccaagaagatcaaggagCAGGACAGGACGCTCAAGATCTACATGAACGAAGGCGAGTCATGGTTCGCCATCGATCTCCACCACCCGTCCACCTTCAGCACGCTTGCCATGGATCACAAGATGAAGCAGTCGGTCATGGATGATCTCGAGCGGTTTGTCAAGAGGAAAGAGTACTACAAGAAGATCGGCAAGGCATGGAAACGAGGGTACCTGCTGTACGGCCCGCCTGGGACCGGCAAGTCCAGCATGATTGCAGCAATGGCCAATTACCTCAAGTTTGATGTGTATGATCTCGAGCTGACTGAGGTCAACTGGAACTCCACCCTGAGGAGGTTGCTCATCGGGATGACCAACCGGTCAATCCTTGTCATTGAGGACATCGACTGCACTGTCGAGCTGCAACAACGGGAGGAAGGTCAGGAGGGCACCAAATCCAACCCTTCAGAGGACAAGGTTAGAAAGACATTTGGAATGTATCATCATCCCCTGCATTTCTTAGTTCCTCTGCTTTCTTTCCATTCTGATGTGTATCTGGATACCACCATGTCCAACAGGTGACACTATCTGGGCTACTCAACTTTGTCGACGGGCTTTGGTCAACAAGTGGGGAGGAGAGAATAATCATCTTCACGACAAACTACAAGGAGAGGCTCGACCCTGCGCTTCTGCGCCCTGGCCGGATGGACATGCACATCCACATGGGGTACTGCTGCCCGGAGTCATTTAGAATCCTCGCCTCCAATTACCACTCCATAGATCACCACGCCACGTACCCAGAGATAGAAGAGTTGATCaaggaggtcatggtgactcCAGCAGAGGTTGCAGAAGTGCTCATGAGGAATGAGGAGACTGACATCGCACTTGAAGGTCTTATCCAGTTTCTCAAGAGAAAGAGGGATGGTACCAAGGACGGCAAAGCAGAAAATGCTGGCCAGGTGGccaaggaggaagaacaagaGGAAGAGAAATTGACGAAAAGTGATGTCCCAGACAATCAAAATCAGCAAGATGAAAGCAAAGAATGATGTGTATACACAGTGTGATATCGAAAGATTAGTGCCTCCAACAAAAATGTATCGTTTTGCTATAATAAGAGATCATTTTTGGAACAATAAGCTAGTCTGGtgttgtgaattgtgataCTTCATGAGTGCATACAAGTTCAGTTATGAAAAGTAACAGTTGCGATTTCAATGTACAAATACTTTTCAGTATAAGCAGCCCACAATATCCAAATAATCAATGCTGTCAAGACTCAAAACCAAATATTTCTAGCGGAAACTAGCCATACCTAGATTGCTTCTAATTACACATCAGTCCTCAGTACAAGTGTTCATCCCATTTTCTTCTCGTAGGTCATACTCAACAATTAGACCAAGATTGTCAACAAACTTGTGATACACCTGGCATCCTGCGCACTGTTGTGCAGTACAGTGCATGTTAGAAAATAATGTACAGCATATCTCAGAAAATAAATGAGCATAGCACTATGGTCTTGTGTCATATTCAAAAAGAGAATGCAATACAATAATATGAGCAAAGCTGCTGACTGAATGctgcaaataaataaatacactAAACAACTTACCTGAAGAAAAACTGTTCCTCTTTCATAGGCTACCCGGTTTATCAAACGATTGGTCCTTGCATCACATTTATTACATGTAAACTGAACAAGCAAGCTTCTTCTAGGAAGCTTTAAA
The Brachypodium distachyon strain Bd21 chromosome 2, Brachypodium_distachyon_v3.0, whole genome shotgun sequence genome window above contains:
- the LOC100840525 gene encoding AAA-ATPase At3g50940 → MASYDKAMESYKKAITTAASLAASAMLVRGVVNELVPYEVRNLLFSGMGYLRSHMSSQHTIIIEETEGWANNQLYDAARAYLATRINTDMQRLRVSRVDETKSMMFSMEEGEEMADVHEGTEFKWRLVCRDNSSASSSNGNGNGRSGNFKLEVRSFEMSFHRKHKEKALNSYLPHILAMAKKIKEQDRTLKIYMNEGESWFAIDLHHPSTFSTLAMDHKMKQSVMDDLERFVKRKEYYKKIGKAWKRGYLLYGPPGTGKSSMIAAMANYLKFDVYDLELTEVNWNSTLRRLLIGMTNRSILVIEDIDCTVELQQREEGQEGTKSNPSEDKVTLSGLLNFVDGLWSTSGEERIIIFTTNYKERLDPALLRPGRMDMHIHMGYCCPESFRILASNYHSIDHHATYPEIEELIKEVMVTPAEVAEVLMRNEETDIALEGLIQFLKRKRDGTKDGKAENAGQVAKEEEQEEEKLTKSDVPDNQNQQDESKE